Proteins found in one Neomonachus schauinslandi chromosome 1, ASM220157v2, whole genome shotgun sequence genomic segment:
- the SUCNR1 gene encoding LOW QUALITY PROTEIN: succinate receptor 1 (The sequence of the model RefSeq protein was modified relative to this genomic sequence to represent the inferred CDS: substituted 1 base at 1 genomic stop codon) has protein sequence LLXAWNTTCPNWLAAEAALEKYYLSIFYGIEFVVGVLGNSAVVFGYLFCLKNWNSSNVYLFNLSISDLAFLCTLPMLIRSYSHGKWIYGDMLCISNRYVLHANLYTSILFLTFISIDRYLLMKYPFREHFLQKKEFAVLISLAIWVLVTLELLPILSLINPNLAANGTNCIDYASSGNAQSSLIYSICLTFLGFLIPLLVMCFFYFKIALFLKQRSRQLGTALPLEKPLTLVIMAVVIFSVLFTPYHIMRNVRIASRLEKWKEYQCTQAAINFFYILTRPLAFLNSTINPVFYFLLGDHFREMLMSKLRHQFKSLTSIRR, from the coding sequence cttctgtaggCGTGGAACACAACTTGCCCAAATTGGCTGGCAGCAGAGGCTGCTCTGGAAAAGTACTACCTTTCCATTTTTTATGGGATCGAGTTTGTTGTGGGAGTCCTTGGGAATAGCGCTGTTGTTTTTGGCTACCTCTTCTGTCTGAAGAACTGGAATAGCAGTAACGTTTATCTCTTTAACCTCTCTATCTCCGACTTGGCTTTTTTGTGCACACTTCCCATGCTGATTAGAAGTTATTCTCATGGAAAGTGGATATATGGGGACATGCTCTGTATAAGCAACCGATATGTGCTTCATGCCAATCTCTATACCAGcattctttttctcacttttatcAGCATTGATCGATACCTGCTCATGAAGTATCCTTTCCGGGAACACTTTCTACAAAAGAAGGAGTTTGCTGTTTTAAtctctttggctatttgggttttaGTAACCTTAGAGCTACTGCCCATACTTTCTCTTATAAATCCTAATTTAGCTGCCAATGGCACCAACTGTATTGATTATGCAAGTTCTGGGAACGCCCAAAGCAGCCTCATTTATAGCATATGCCTAACCTTCTTGGGATTCCTCATTCCCCTTTTGGTGATGTGCTTCTTTTATTTCAAGATTGCTCTTTTCCTAAAGCAGAGGAGCAGGCAGCTTGGTACTGCTTTGCCCCTTGAAAAGCCTCTCACCTTAGTCATCATGGCCGTTGTGATCTTCTCTGTGCTTTTTACTCCCTACCACATCATGCGGAACGTGAGGATCGCTTCACGCCTGGAGAAGTGGAAGGAATACCAATGCACTCAGGCAGCCATCAACTTCTTCTACATTTTGACTAGGCCTTTGGCCTTTCTGAACAGTACCATCAACCctgtcttctatttccttttgggAGATCACTTCAGGGAGATGttgatgagtaaactgaggcaccaaTTCAAATCCCTTACATCCATTAGAAGATGA